DNA from Amorphoplanes friuliensis DSM 7358:
CGACGGGCGCGCATGAACGGCAGGACGGCCTGGATGGTGGCGGCCGCCCCGAAGACGTTGACGTCGAACTGGGCCCGCAGGGCGGACAGCGGGGTCTCCTCGAAGGTGCCTTCCAGGCCGTAACCGGCGTTGGCGATCAGCACGTCGATCGGGCCGACGGTCTGCTCGACCTCGCCCACGACGGCGAGGACGGCGTCGTCGTCGGTGACGTCGAGGACACGGGCGTGCGCGCGTTGGGGTTGGACAGCGCTGAAGTCCGCCGCGTCGGCGTCCTTACGGACGGTGCCGACGACGGTGTGGCCGGCCGCCAGGGCGGCGACGGCGAAGGCGCGGCCGAGGCCGCTGCTGACCCCGGTGATCAGAAAAGTCCTGGCTGTGTTGGTCATGCATCGAGCCTGTGCCTTGCGGCCGGCCGCCACCAGGACGGTCCTTTCCTGGGTACGCCGTACCCAGGCACGCCGGCGGGTTCCGGCCTAGCCTCGAACGGTGACCGGCAACGACCTCGGCGAGTTCCTCCGCGCGCACCGCTCCCGGCTGCGCCCCGATGACGTGGGCCTCCCTTCGTACGGCAGACGGCGGGTCGCCGGGCTGCGGCGGGAGGAGGTCGCCGTGCTGGCCGGCATGAACAGCGACTACTACGCCCGTCTGGAGCAGGGCCGCGAGCGGAGCCCGTCCCCGCAGATCCTGGAGGCGATCAGTGGTGCCCTGCGGATGGACGACCAGGCCCGCGAGCACCTGTACCGGCTGGCCGGCACGGTGCTGGAGATCCGCCGGCCCCCGCGGGAGAAGGTCAGCGGGCCGCTGCAGCATCTGCTCGACGGCAACGCGGGAGCTCCGGCCTTCGTGCTGAACCCGGCGAAGGACTTCGTGGCGGTCAACGCCCTGGCCGAGGCGTTGTTCTCCCCGTTCGAGGCGGTGGACAACCTGGCCCGGATGACGTTCCTCGACCCGGCGGCCCGGCAGTTCTTCGTCCGCTGGGAACGCTTCGCCGAGTCGGTCGTGGCCGGGCTGCGCCATGCTCACGGGCTCGATCCGGGCTATCCGCGTCTGCGGGGGCTGGTGTGTTCGCTGGAGGAGGAGAGCGACACCTTCGCTGCCTTGTGGTCGTCGCAGGCCGTCTACGGCAAAGCTCAGGAAGCCACCGAGCTGGTCCACCCCGATGTCGGGCCGCTCGCGCTCGTCTCCCAGTCCTTCGACGTGCGCGGGGCCACCGGGCAGATCCTCGTCGTCTACCAGGCCGCGCCCGCGAGCCCGAGCGCTGAGGCGCTCCTTCTGCTGGGTTCTCTCCACGCCACCCGCCGGGTACGCCCGGAGTCCTGACGACGCGAGACCTTCGTCACGGGCAGGGTAGAACGTTCCGTCTTGACAGTGGTCGCC
Protein-coding regions in this window:
- a CDS encoding helix-turn-helix transcriptional regulator — encoded protein: MTGNDLGEFLRAHRSRLRPDDVGLPSYGRRRVAGLRREEVAVLAGMNSDYYARLEQGRERSPSPQILEAISGALRMDDQAREHLYRLAGTVLEIRRPPREKVSGPLQHLLDGNAGAPAFVLNPAKDFVAVNALAEALFSPFEAVDNLARMTFLDPAARQFFVRWERFAESVVAGLRHAHGLDPGYPRLRGLVCSLEEESDTFAALWSSQAVYGKAQEATELVHPDVGPLALVSQSFDVRGATGQILVVYQAAPASPSAEALLLLGSLHATRRVRPES